One Triticum dicoccoides isolate Atlit2015 ecotype Zavitan chromosome 5B, WEW_v2.0, whole genome shotgun sequence genomic window carries:
- the LOC119308147 gene encoding DEAD-box ATP-dependent RNA helicase 27-like: MGSAKSSKSSKKRKPVAPPPESDSEPEETVHETAAAEEFNQEEQPQPQQQSDAGDEHHEHDKEVQETGKEKKKKKDKEGSGILTSMLFSELPISELTAKAIREMNYTHLAQIQARSIPHLLEGRDVMGAAKTGSGKTLAFLIPAIELLYNLHFSSRNGTGVIVVCPTRELAIQTHNVAKELMKYHSQTLGYVIGGNGRRTEADQLAKGVNLLVATPGRLLDHLQNTKGFIYKRLKCLIIDEADRILEQNFEEDMKQIFKRLPQNRQTVLFSATQTKEVEDFAKLSFEKNEERKEKPVYISVDDGKSNATVEGLQQGYCVIPSDKRFLVLYAFLKKKQSKKVMVFFSSCSSVKFHAELLNFLQIECEDIHGKQKQQKRTTTFFNFCKAEKGILLCTNVAARGLDIPDVDYIVQYDPPDEPKDYIHRVGRTARGEKGKGSALLFLLPQELKFLIYLKAAKISLTEYEFNNKNVPNLQSHLENIVGENYFLNQSAKEAYRSYILAYNSHAMKDIFNVHDLDMKAVAASFCFKNPPKVNLDLESSASKRRKTRKVDGGARRHGINAANPYGRKGGDDNMQCARF, encoded by the exons ATGGGCTCCGCCAAGTCCTCCAAATCCTCCAAGAAGCGGAAACCTGTCGCCCCGCCGCCAGAGTcggactccgagccggaggagacgGTCCACGAGACCGCCGCTGCCGAGGAATTCAACCAAGAGGagcagccgcagccgcagcagcAGTCGGACGCAGGAGACGAGCACCATGAGCATGACAAGGAGGTGCAGGAGACGGgaaaggagaaaaagaagaagaaggacaaggaggGCTCGGGAATCCTCACCAGCATGCTCTTCTCGGAGCTCCCCATCTCCGAGCTCACCGCCAAGGCCATCAGGGAGATGAACTACACCCACCTCGCCCAG ATTCAAGCTCGGTCGATACCACATCTGTTGGAAGGAAGAGATGTGATGGGAGCTGCCAAGACTGGCTCAGGGAAGACCCTTGCGTTCCTCATACCGGCGATTGAGCTCCTCTATAACCTGCATTTCTCGTCGAGGAATGGCACAGGAGTTATTGTGGTTTGCCCTACAAGGGAGCTTGCCATACAG ACACACAATGTTGCCAAGGAATTGATGAAGTATCACTCACAAACCCTCGGATATGTAATTGGTGGTAATGGCCGGAGAACTGAAGCTGACCAGCTTGCAAAGGGGGTCAATTTGTTAGTAGCTACACCAGGCAGGCTGTTGGACCATCTGCAAAACACCAAGGGTTTCATATATAAGAGACTAAAG tgTCTTATAATTGATGAAGCTGATCGCATTCTTGAGCAGAACTTTGAGGAAGATATGAAACAAATATTTAAACGCCTTCCCCAG AATCGGCAGACAGTTCTTTTTTCTGCAACACAAACTAAAGAG GTTGAAGATTTTGCCAAGTTGTCATTTGAGAAAAACGAAGAAAGGAAAGAAAAACCTGTTTAtatctcagttgatgatggtaaatcaaat GCTACCGTGGAAGGCTTACAGCAGGGCTATTGTGTCATTCCTAGCGACAAGAGGTTTTTGGTTctgtatgctttcctaaaaaagaaACAGTCTAAGAAGGTCATGGTGTTCTTTTCATCATGTAGCTCAGTAAAGTTCCATGCAGAGCTTCTAAATTTTCTCCAGATAGAGTGTGAAGATATCCATGGGAAACAAAAACAGCAGAAACGAACTACAACATTCTTTAACTTCTGCAAGGCAGAAAAGGGCATCTTATTATGCACTAATGTGGCAGCACGTGGACTTGATATTCCTGATGTG GATTATATTGTGCAATATGACCCTCCAGATGAACCAAAG GATTACATTCACAGAGTTGGTCGTACTGCACGTGGTGAAAAAGGCAAAGGAAGCGCCTTATTGTTCTTGTTGCCGCAAGAACTGAAGTTTCTTATTTACCTGAAG GCAGCGAAGATTTCTCTCACAGAATACGAGTTCAATAATAAGAATGTGCCAAATTTACAATCACACCTT GAGAACATCGTTGGCGAGAATTACTTCCTAAACCAGTCAGCTAAAGAAGCCTACAGATCCTACATCTTGGCATACAACTCACACGCCATGAAGGACATTTTTAATGTTCATGATCTTGATATGAAG GCTGTAGCAGCGTCATTCTGTTTTAAGAACCCTCCAAAAGTGAACCTCGACTTGGAGAGCAGCGCTTCTAAACGTCGGAAGACAAGGAAAGTGGATGGTGGGGCGAGGAGGCATGGTATCAATGCCGCAAATCCTTATGGACGGAAGGGCGGTGACGATAACATGCAATGTGCAAGATTCTAG